The following coding sequences are from one Danio rerio strain Tuebingen ecotype United States chromosome 21, GRCz12tu, whole genome shotgun sequence window:
- the nlrc3l1 gene encoding NLR family CARD domain-containing protein 3, whose translation MDDDVDMASDNSLPLGIGASAFGSENGDEEDVLPERTLPFSLGYSDPVGQYVERAESPASSYNSMESNSWSETREEHGPTRTQVQLYRRDSSASSSDSFISDDEDLNMEDEAGESVRKKSKREATVKQQNQPPPVKPELEVDPNEKRHPAMTVAFAFNALTICLKKLAQDELKVFKKLLWDRYPERFRDPLDGLDIVDLVDKMLELCDIEVSMKITLAILHFLNLKKLSEYLQGLCKRNEVRYELKLSLKRKYEMVYEGLSQQGQPVPFESVYTDLYITDGINASVNSEHEFRSKIEQLEETGKVNRTPIAREEIFPLGNERSRHVRSLLTRGVPGCGKSFAVQRFILDWVDGKVNENIYFVLPLPFKELNQMLEGEYTLLTLVSTFYPEMKEIDTLDFEGCPVLFICDGLDDTQILFNFRRTVYCCDLTKPVNVQVLMTNLIRGNLLYSASVWVTSRAGSLDVIPPEHVHQLMEVRGFNNDQKEAYFRKTIPDGELAEKVIAHIKSSKTLFIMCYSPLFCWVASKVLQRQLVRSSAELPKTLTGLYTTMLHLHTKMCDQKLLNNPNKHTSGLTSEILLLKLAKLAYGMLEKNVFQIEKEHWEEIELPESYPAIVCTGLCSEYYREKYMIYTEKVSCFSHPTIQEYLAALHVFYCYRKHGKNVLDPSKLKVLKVSLTDLLKSAVDKVLNTKNSNYDIFLRFLLGLSVEANQEVLKSLLQISSSSSQHARDETTRFILKKIKEGHYAEKHETLMRCIDELNP comes from the exons ATGGACGACGACGTGGACATGGCGTCAGACAACAGTCTGCCATTAGGAATCGGGGCTTCCGCATTCGGAAGTGAAAATGGGGATGAAGAGGACGTCCTTCCTGAGAGGACACTTCCATTCTCTCTGGGATACTCCGATCCTGTGGG ACAATATGTGGAGAGAGCAGAGTCGCCTGCATCCAGTTACAACTCCATGGAAAGTAACAGCTGGTCAGAAACAAGAGAAGAGCATGGACCGACTCGCACACA GGTTCAGCTATACAGACGGGACTCATCTGCTTCTAGCAGTGATTCCTTTATTAGTGATGATGAAGACTTGAATATGGAGGATGAAGCTGGAGAAAG TGTACGGAAAAAGAGCAAGAGGGAAGCAACTGTGAAACAACAAAATCAACCTCCTCCTGTTAAACCAGAGTTGGAAGTGGATCCAAATGAGAAGAGGCATCCTGCAATGACTGTGGCATTCGCTTTCAAT GCCCTCACAATCTGCCTAAAGAAACTGGCACAGGACGAATTAAAGGTCTTCAAGAAACTCCTGTGGGACCGATATCCAGAACGCTTCCGTGATCCCTTGGACGGACTTGATATTGTGGATCTAGTGGATAAGATGCTGGAGCTCTGTGATATTGAGGTGTCTATGAAGATCACGCTGGCAATCCTTCATTTTTTGAACTTAAAGAAGCTGTCTGAATATCTGCAAGGGCTTTGCAAAAGAA ACGAAGTGCGCTACGAGTTGAAATTGTCACTTAAGAGGAAGTATGAGATGGTATACGAAGGGTTAAGTCAACAAGGACAACCAGTGCCCTTTGAGTCGGTCTATACAGATCTTTACATCACAGATGGCATCAATGCATCAGTGAACAGCGAGCACGAGTTCAGATCTAAGATAGAACAGCTCGAAGAGACGGGCAAAGTCAACCGAACACCAATAGCAAGAGAGGAAATCTTTCCCCTTGGTAATGAGAGGTCAAGGCATGTCAGGTCATTGTTAACCAGAGGAGTCCCAGGATGTGGTAAATCGTTTGCTGTGCAGCGCTTCATCCTCGACTGGGTGGATGGGAAAGTCAACGAAAATATTTACTTTGTCCTTCCTCTGCCATTCAAGGAGCTGAATCAGATGCTAGAAGGAGAGTACACCCTCCTTACTCTAGTCAGCACATTTTATCCAGAGATGAAGGAAATAGACACTCTAGATTTCGAAGGCTGTCCTGTACTATTCATATGTGACGGACTGGATGACACTCAAATCCTCTTTAATTTCCGGAGAACAGTATATTGCTGTGATCTGACCAAGCCTGTGAATGTGCAAGTGTTGATGACCAATCTCATCAGAGGGAACCTGCTGTATAGCGCCAGCGTATGGGTCACTTCTAGAGCAGGATCTCTAGATGTGATCCCGCCAGAACACGTCCACCAGCTCATGGAGGTTCGTGGCTTCAATAATGATCAGAAAGAGGCCTATTTTAGAAAGACCATCCCAGACGGAGAGCTTGCCGAGAAGGTGATTGCTCACATCAAGTCTTCAAAGACGCTGTTTATTATGTGCTACTCGCCGCTCTTTTGCTGGGTGGCATCTAAAGTGCTTCAGCGTCAGTTGGTCAGATCTTCAGCAGAGCTGCCCAAAACACTGACCGGTCTGTACACCACCATGCTGCATCTTCACACTAAAATGTGTGATCAGAAACTGCTGAACAACCCCAATAAACACACCAGTGGTCTGACTTCTGAGATTTTGCTCCTTAAGCTTGCAAAGCTGGCGTACGGGATGCTTGAGAAGAACGTGTTTCAGATTGAGAAAGAGCACTGGGAAGAGATCGAGTTGCCGGAGTCGTACCCTGCCATCGTCTGCACCGGCCTCTGCTCTGAGTATTACAGAGAGAAGTACATGATTTACACAGAGAAGGTGAGCTGCTTCTCTCATCCGACCATTCAGGAGTACCTTGCGGCTCTTCATGTTTTCTACTGCTACAGGAAACATGGAAAGAACGTCCTTGATCCGAGCAAGCTGAAGGTCTTAAAGGTTTCCTTGACAGACTTGCTTAAGAGCGCAGTTGACAAAGTTTTAAACACCAAGAATAGCAACTATGATATCTTTCTCCGCTTCTTGCTGGGTTTGTCTGTAGAGGCCAACCAGGAGGTGCTCAAGAGCCTCCTGCAGATCTCCAGCAGCTCTAGCCAGCACGCACGCGATGAGACCACTCGCTTCATCTTGAAGAAAATCAAAGAAGGACACTACGCGGAGAAACATGAAACCCTTATGCGCTGCATTGATGAACTTAACCCATAA